In a genomic window of Erigeron canadensis isolate Cc75 chromosome 5, C_canadensis_v1, whole genome shotgun sequence:
- the LOC122600250 gene encoding polyadenylate-binding protein-interacting protein 5 — MKARVSSLNPFATSYIPLSRRGTTDESKGYDPGNTTLNQSLGYFENQDTSAALPESSESLKLKSHSGFESFESYGSSSHSAELAGKQALDVDHDMNLAYLQMNFPGVSHESLSSVYTACGGDMEATIEMLNQLELHSDDFTENLPDSLDIGDVSEAGSSSEGGSQKLKKVAVADSSWLNQTPPGK; from the exons ATGAAAGCAAGGGTGTCTTCTTTGAATCCATTTGCTACTTCATACATTCCACTCTCTAGAAGAGGGACAACTGATGAAAGCAAAGGCTATGATCCTGGGAATACCACACTAAACCAGTCCCTGGGATATTTTGAGAATCAGGATACTTCTGCTGCTTTGCCTGAGAGTTCTGAGAGCTTGAAACTGAAGAGTCATTCTGGGTTTGAGTCTTTTGAGTCTTATGGTTCATCATCACATAGTGCAGAGTTAGCTGGAAAACAAGCCCTGGATGTTGATCATGACATGAATTTGGCATATCTTCAGATGAATTTTCCTGGTGTATCTCATGAGTCTCTTTCCAGCGTCTATACAGCATGTGGAGGTGATATGGAAGCCACAATTGAAATGCTAAATCAACTTGAG TTGCACAGTGATGATTTTACTGAGAATCTTCCAGACTCGTTAGACATTGGTGATGTTTCAGAAGCTGGATCATCTAGTGAGGGTGGGTCTCAGAAATTGAAGAAGGTGGCTGTTGCTGACAGCAGTTGgttgaaccaaacaccccctggCAAGTAA
- the LOC122601641 gene encoding leucine-rich repeat extensin-like protein 3 produces the protein MEPRFHPPRRLWFPSRHVLYTIFFFLIVHQMPARGEDPSFVCDPSLDFENGRIKNAYIALQAWKASIVSDPHGVTKSWIGSDVCNYTGVFCYQSLDNPKQRTVAGIDLNHQDLAGKLPDHLGLLYDLGIFHINSNRFCGTLPRSFLNFKILFELDISNNRFAGNFPEFILRLPELRYLDIRFNEFEGKLPEDIFNKNLDAILINNNRFSASIPENIGNSRASVIVIANNKFSGCFPSSITNMSGNLDELILKNNGFDSCFPETIGKLKNLTVLDLSFNRIKGEFPKSIGELENLEVLNVAHNMLSGNIHDSVCLLPNLDTFRYEYNFFVNQTESCLDFAGFDDKRNCFKDRPEQRTRSQCERYLSQPLNCSTLECGLPVPPPLPPPLSPSPSRSPPSFPSPSSSSTPRPSPTPTPTPSTSTPTPTPKPVLSPGPSLAQPPPPPIPSICPPCDQAPTPCPNAPSPSSQLLGPSQSPSPSGENNA, from the coding sequence ATGGAACCACGGTTCCACCCTCCTCGTCGCCTTTGGTTTCCATCGCGCCACGTTCTCTATaccatctttttctttcttattgtTCACCAAATGCCGGCCCGTGGTGAAGATCCTAGTTTTGTTTGTGACCCgtctcttgattttgaaaacgGACGAATAAAAAATGCTTACATTGCATTACAAGCGTGGAAGGCGTCCATAGTGTCTGACCCACATGGTGTGACTAAAAGCTGGATTGGTTCAGATGTATGCAACTATACCGGCGTGTTCTGTTATCAATCACTTGATAATCCCAAACAACGAACTGTGGCTGGTATAGACCTGAACCATCAAGATCTAGCTGGAAAACTTCCTGACCATTTAGGTTTGTTATATGATCTGggtatttttcatataaattctAATCGTTTTTGTGGGACGCTCCCACGAAGTTTCTTGAATTTCAAGATACTTTTTGAGCTAGATATAAGCAACAATAGATTTGCTGGAAACTTTCCAGAGTTTATTTTGAGGCTTCCTGAGCTTAGATATCTTGACATTCGGTTTAATGAGTTTGAAGGTAAGCTTCCTGAAGACATTTTTAACAAGAATCTTGATGCTATACTTATTAATAACAATAGGTTTTCAGCTAGTATTCCTGAAAACATAGGGAATTCGCGTGCTTCTGTGATAGTTATCGCAAATAACAAGTTTTCAGGATGTTTTCCATCTAGTATAACAAATATGTCAGGGAATTTAGACGAGCTGATCTTGAAAAACAACGGGTTTGATTCTTGTTTTCCTGAAACGATCGGGAAATTGAAGAACTTAACTGTGTTGGATTTGAGTTTTAACAGGATTAAAGGCGAGTTCCCTAAAAGCATTGGGGAATTGGAGAATTTGGAGGTTTTGAATGTAGCTCATAATATGTTATCAGGAAATATTCATGATAGTGTGTGTTTGCTTCCTAATTTGGATACGTTTAGATACGAATATAACTTCTTTGTGAACCAAACAGAAAGTTGTTTGGATTTTGCCGGTTTTGATGATAAAAGGAATTGTTTTAAGGATAGGCCAGAACAAAGAACAAGATCACAGTGTGAGAGGTACTTATCTCAGCCACTTAATTGTAGCACTCTTGAGTGTGGACTGCCCGTTCCTCCACCGTTACCACCACCTTTATCTCCGTCTCCATCACGATCTCCGCCATCATTTCCatctccatcatcatcatctacacCACGACCGTCACCTACTCCTACCCCGACACCTTCAACTTCTACACCAACGCCAACGCCAAAGCCAGTACTATCACCAGGACCATCATTAgctcaaccaccaccaccaccaatcccTTCTATTTGTCCACCATGTGACCAAGCACCAACACCATGTCCAAATGCTCCATCACCAAGTAGCCAACTGCTAGGACCTTCACAATCACCGTCTCCAAGTGGAGAAAACAATGCTTAG